A genome region from Tenrec ecaudatus isolate mTenEca1 chromosome 13, mTenEca1.hap1, whole genome shotgun sequence includes the following:
- the LOC142424839 gene encoding leydig cell tumor 10 kDa protein homolog, with protein sequence MAQGQRKFQAHKSAKSKAAASAAASERIRGPRKGGRVIAPKMARVVQQRKLKKDLEVGIRKKIEHDVMMKANSSLPKKLALLKAKKTS encoded by the coding sequence ATGGCGCAGGGTCAGCGCAAGTTCCAGGCGCACAAGTCGGCCAAGAGCAAGGCAGCGGCGTCGGCAGCCGCCTCGGAGCGGATCCGGGGCCCGAGGAAGGGCGGCCGGGTCATCGCCCCCAAGATGGCGCGCGTGGTGCAGCAGCGAAAGCTCAAGAAGGACCTGGAGGTTGGCATCCGGAAAAAGATCGAACATGACGTCATGATGAAGGCCAACAGCAGTCTGCCCAAGAAGCTGGCACTGCTGAAGGCCAAGAAGACCTCCTAA